Proteins encoded in a region of the Pseudomonas shahriarae genome:
- the ddlA gene encoding D-alanine--D-alanine ligase — protein sequence MSKLRVGIIFGGRSAEHEVSLQSARNIVDALDRTRFEPVLIGIDKAGHWHLNDTSNFLLNQENPALIALNQSNRELAVVPGKASQQLVETSGQGLLEHVDVIFPIVHGTLGEDGCLQGLLRMADLPFVGSDVLGSAVCMDKDISKRLLRDAGIAVAPFITLNRGNAARTTFDQARQKLGLPLFVKPANQGSSVGVSKVADEAEYLAAIELALGFDEKVLVESAVKGREIECAVLGNERPIASGCGEIVVRDGFYSYDSKYIDDQAAQVLVPADISVEASERIRALAVEAFEVLGCAGLARVDVFLCEDGEVLINEVNSLPGFTRISMYPKLWQAAGMSYSELVSRLIELALERHGMRKGLKISR from the coding sequence ATGAGCAAGTTGCGGGTAGGTATTATTTTTGGTGGGCGTTCGGCCGAGCATGAAGTGTCCTTGCAGTCGGCACGCAACATCGTCGACGCCCTCGACCGCACGCGCTTCGAGCCGGTACTGATCGGCATCGACAAGGCCGGCCACTGGCACCTCAACGACACCTCGAACTTCCTGCTCAACCAGGAAAACCCGGCGCTGATCGCCCTCAACCAGTCCAACCGCGAACTGGCGGTGGTGCCGGGCAAGGCCAGCCAGCAACTGGTGGAAACCTCGGGCCAGGGCTTGCTGGAACACGTCGATGTGATCTTCCCCATCGTCCACGGCACCCTCGGCGAAGACGGTTGCCTGCAAGGCTTGCTGCGCATGGCGGACCTGCCGTTTGTGGGTTCCGACGTGCTGGGGTCGGCGGTGTGCATGGACAAGGACATCAGCAAGCGCCTGTTGCGTGATGCCGGTATCGCCGTGGCGCCCTTTATCACCCTTAACCGTGGCAACGCGGCACGCACAACCTTCGATCAGGCTCGGCAAAAGCTGGGGTTGCCCCTGTTCGTCAAACCGGCCAACCAAGGCTCCTCGGTGGGCGTGAGCAAGGTGGCTGACGAAGCCGAGTACCTGGCGGCGATTGAACTGGCCCTGGGTTTCGATGAAAAAGTGTTGGTGGAGTCTGCCGTCAAAGGCCGCGAAATCGAATGCGCGGTGCTGGGCAACGAGCGTCCCATCGCCAGCGGTTGTGGTGAGATCGTGGTGCGTGACGGCTTCTATTCCTACGACAGCAAGTACATCGACGACCAGGCCGCCCAAGTGCTGGTGCCGGCGGACATCAGCGTCGAAGCCAGCGAACGCATTCGTGCCCTGGCCGTCGAGGCCTTTGAAGTGCTGGGCTGCGCCGGGCTGGCGCGGGTCGATGTGTTTCTTTGCGAGGACGGTGAAGTACTGATCAATGAGGTCAACTCACTGCCAGGGTTCACGCGCATCAGCATGTATCCCAAGCTGTGGCAGGCGGCGGGGATGAGCTACAGCGAACTGGTCAGCCGCCTGATCGAACTGGCGCTGGAGCGGCATGGGATGCGCAAGGGGCTGAAGATCAGTCGCTAA
- a CDS encoding GNAT family N-acetyltransferase, with the protein MNLTLTPPQWDDVNELLAFELANRAFFESWINARPEAYYNVEGVQRAIESALLEASEDRAYQYLIRENGVLVGRINFTQVRRRYYHSASLGYRMGAEFTGRGLARQAVALGLQKAFGEHALKRIEATVRPENPGSLRVLQRSGFTQYGHSRKAFLLDGQWFDLLLFEVHAP; encoded by the coding sequence ATGAACCTGACATTGACGCCCCCCCAGTGGGATGACGTGAACGAGCTGCTGGCGTTCGAGCTGGCCAATCGGGCCTTTTTCGAAAGTTGGATCAATGCCCGGCCCGAGGCTTACTACAACGTGGAAGGGGTACAACGCGCCATCGAGAGTGCGCTGCTGGAGGCCAGTGAAGACCGCGCCTATCAGTACCTGATCCGCGAAAACGGCGTGCTGGTGGGGCGGATCAACTTTACCCAGGTGCGCCGCCGCTACTATCACTCAGCGTCCCTGGGCTATCGCATGGGGGCCGAGTTCACGGGGCGCGGCCTGGCCCGGCAAGCTGTGGCACTGGGCCTGCAAAAAGCCTTTGGCGAGCACGCCCTCAAGCGCATCGAGGCCACCGTGCGCCCGGAAAACCCGGGCTCGTTGCGGGTGTTGCAGCGCAGCGGTTTTACCCAGTATGGGCATTCACGCAAGGCGTTCCTGCTCGACGGGCAGTGGTTCGACCTATTGCTGTTCGAGGTCCACGCCCCCTGA
- a CDS encoding SLAC1 anion channel family protein, producing MNTAYTPTVDTARAVTVSKTSIKNLPINLFGSVMGLAGLALAWRLSGQYYGVGGSLGEAIGALAGLVFVLLTLGYLTKWVKHPAAVKAEFNHPIASNFFGTVTIALLLLSAVAGAHNEWLGQALWILGSALTVLLAGFVVYRLLSGNQDPLNAVPAWLIPGVATLDIAVTGAHMPMAWATEFNLFALAVGAVLALVFFTRIFSRLVHEAAPAKGMVPSLMILIAPFEVGFLAYTNVFGEIDRFASVLFYFGLFLFVVLSFKVFRRDVPFAPSWWAISFPIAALSNAALKYAHAQDSSVLMVIAAVILLFLTVALSVLLVKTLTSLLSGKLLAN from the coding sequence ATGAACACTGCATACACCCCCACCGTCGATACCGCTCGAGCGGTAACCGTCAGCAAAACTTCGATCAAAAACCTGCCTATCAATTTATTCGGCTCAGTGATGGGTTTGGCCGGCCTGGCCCTGGCTTGGCGCTTGAGTGGTCAGTATTACGGCGTCGGCGGCAGCTTGGGTGAGGCCATTGGCGCGCTGGCCGGCCTGGTATTCGTGCTGTTGACCCTGGGTTACCTGACCAAATGGGTGAAACATCCAGCAGCAGTCAAGGCCGAGTTCAACCACCCGATTGCCAGCAACTTTTTTGGCACCGTCACCATTGCACTGCTGTTGCTTTCGGCAGTCGCGGGGGCCCACAACGAATGGCTCGGACAGGCTCTCTGGATACTAGGCAGCGCACTGACGGTGCTGCTCGCAGGCTTCGTGGTTTACCGTCTGTTGTCGGGCAATCAGGACCCGTTGAATGCCGTACCTGCCTGGCTGATTCCAGGCGTTGCCACCCTTGATATCGCGGTAACCGGTGCGCATATGCCGATGGCCTGGGCGACTGAGTTCAACCTGTTTGCCCTCGCCGTGGGTGCGGTGCTGGCGCTGGTATTCTTCACCCGAATCTTTTCGCGGCTGGTGCATGAGGCCGCTCCGGCCAAAGGCATGGTGCCTTCGCTGATGATCCTGATTGCCCCCTTTGAAGTAGGTTTTCTGGCCTACACCAACGTGTTCGGCGAGATCGACCGGTTTGCCAGCGTGTTGTTCTACTTCGGCCTGTTCCTGTTCGTGGTGCTGAGCTTCAAAGTGTTCCGTCGGGATGTGCCTTTTGCCCCTTCATGGTGGGCAATCAGCTTCCCCATCGCAGCGCTGAGCAACGCAGCGTTGAAATATGCACATGCCCAGGACAGCAGCGTGTTGATGGTCATCGCCGCTGTGATCCTGCTGTTCCTCACTGTGGCACTGAGCGTGCTGCTGGTGAAAACCCTGACCAGCCTGCTCAGCGGAAAACTGTTGGCCAACTGA
- a CDS encoding RNA polymerase sigma factor, whose product MDIPISVLVNLPRDPSQSIQDLSDDHHKRLRRFIHKRVLNPEDADDILQLTYLEAWRNRHHFSAQASLSTWMCGIALNLIRNHFRRLYAKPVHCEFDEALSHGQNEEQDLARQFEISRRLENTLSAIQHLPLEMRNTLYASLETDGSYQDTADALAIPIGTVRSRLSRAREQLKRATKSHPYQ is encoded by the coding sequence ATGGATATCCCTATCAGTGTTTTAGTTAATTTACCCCGTGACCCTAGCCAATCCATCCAAGATCTGTCCGACGACCACCACAAGCGCCTGCGCCGGTTCATTCATAAACGCGTACTGAACCCAGAGGATGCGGACGACATCCTGCAACTGACGTATCTGGAGGCCTGGCGCAACCGCCATCACTTCAGCGCGCAGGCGTCACTGAGCACCTGGATGTGCGGGATCGCGCTGAACTTGATCCGCAATCACTTCCGCCGCCTCTATGCCAAGCCGGTGCATTGCGAGTTCGACGAAGCGCTCTCCCATGGGCAGAACGAAGAACAGGATCTGGCGCGCCAATTTGAGATCAGCCGCCGCCTGGAAAATACTCTGAGTGCCATCCAGCACCTGCCCCTGGAAATGCGCAATACCTTGTATGCCTCATTGGAAACCGACGGCAGCTACCAGGACACCGCCGACGCCCTGGCGATCCCGATTGGTACCGTCCGCTCCCGACTGTCCCGGGCGCGGGAACAGCTCAAACGCGCGACAAAGTCTCACCCCTACCAGTAG
- a CDS encoding GlxA family transcriptional regulator: MRITLLAFPRVQLLDVAGPADIFAEAAKQLGNPRAYRVEVIGTSKGLIKTSSGLKLGIDETFETYKGKVDTLLVAGSPHINEIAHDPALQDWLRRQAKSVRRIGSVCSGAFLLAAAGLLDGRRVTTHWNSSARLAKEYPHTHVDPDSIFIKDGNIYTSAGVTAGMDLALALVEEDYGRELALSVAREMVMFFKRPGGQSQFSAQLAAQTAERSVIRDVQEYVVEHLKADLSVPALAARAGMSERNFARTFKAEAGSTPAEFVELARIDAARRLIEDADVSLKRLADTVGYANADGFRRAFMRRLGVGPSDYRKRFSLM, translated from the coding sequence ATGCGTATCACCCTTCTGGCATTCCCTCGTGTGCAACTGCTGGACGTCGCCGGGCCCGCCGATATCTTTGCTGAAGCCGCCAAGCAACTGGGGAACCCGCGTGCCTATCGGGTCGAAGTCATCGGTACCAGCAAGGGCCTGATCAAAACCTCAAGTGGTTTGAAGCTTGGCATTGATGAAACCTTCGAAACATATAAGGGCAAGGTCGACACCTTGCTCGTGGCCGGCAGCCCACATATCAACGAAATCGCGCATGACCCTGCGTTGCAAGATTGGCTACGCCGGCAAGCCAAATCCGTCCGTCGTATCGGCTCAGTCTGTAGCGGTGCTTTTTTGCTGGCCGCCGCAGGTCTGCTCGACGGGCGCCGTGTCACCACCCATTGGAATTCCAGCGCAAGACTTGCCAAGGAGTATCCGCACACCCACGTCGATCCGGATAGCATCTTTATCAAGGACGGCAACATCTACACGTCGGCGGGTGTTACGGCGGGCATGGACCTGGCGTTGGCGCTGGTCGAAGAAGATTACGGCAGAGAATTGGCGCTCAGCGTGGCCCGTGAAATGGTGATGTTCTTCAAGCGGCCTGGCGGGCAATCGCAGTTCAGCGCGCAACTGGCAGCGCAAACCGCCGAACGCAGCGTGATCCGGGACGTGCAGGAATATGTGGTAGAGCACCTGAAGGCCGACTTGAGCGTCCCTGCCTTGGCCGCCCGCGCCGGTATGAGTGAGCGAAACTTCGCCCGTACCTTCAAGGCTGAAGCCGGTTCGACCCCGGCCGAATTTGTCGAATTGGCCCGCATTGATGCGGCCAGACGGCTGATTGAAGATGCCGATGTTTCACTTAAACGCTTGGCCGATACAGTCGGTTATGCCAATGCGGACGGGTTCAGAAGGGCATTTATGCGGCGTCTCGGCGTTGGGCCAAGTGATTATCGAAAGCGGTTTTCATTGATGTGA
- the ggt gene encoding gamma-glutamyltransferase — protein sequence MNGVQRVLFNLRLQRLTSLSVIIAALSLGACNSTSTPDLPPAPELGSGYRTDMTVRHAERHMAAAANPLAAEAGRKILRQGGSAIDAAIAMQAVLTLVEPQSSGIGGGAFIMLWDGKQVRAYDGRETAPAGATADMLLKADGTPMAFAQAQIGGRSVATPGVLRALKMAHEHSGRLPWAQLFVPAIQLSEQGFAISPRLHSLIAADRYISQSPDMAAYFLNADGSPKATGTLLKNPALANVFKRIAKEGPDALYHGPIAEEIARKVQGHQNTGRLALSDLKGYRAKERAPLCTDYKRWQVCGMPPPSSGGVAIAQILGTLQALEARDPRWALAPLKPVKSATAAGLEPVPEAVHLIAEADRLAYADRGQYVADTDFVPVPVAGLVAPGYLASRAGLIGERSMGVAKPGQPMGVQVAYAPDRSPLRISTSQVVAVDDLGGAVSMTTTIEAAFGSHVMVQGFLLNNQMTDFSFIPEENGQPVANRIEPGKRPRSSMAPTLVFDRQSGELLATVGSPGGSQIIEYVSKSLVGMLDWNLDPQAAISLPNFGSRNGATELEQGLFSEPLKAALKERGHTLSEIEMTSGTQAIVRVRDAQGKATWSGGADPRREGEALGD from the coding sequence ATGAACGGAGTTCAGCGCGTGCTTTTCAACCTACGCTTGCAGCGCCTTACCAGCCTCTCGGTGATCATCGCCGCCCTCAGCCTCGGTGCCTGCAACAGCACCAGCACCCCCGACCTGCCGCCCGCCCCGGAGCTGGGTTCGGGTTATCGCACGGACATGACGGTACGCCACGCCGAACGCCATATGGCGGCGGCGGCCAACCCGCTGGCGGCCGAAGCCGGGCGCAAGATCCTGCGCCAGGGTGGCTCGGCGATTGACGCGGCCATCGCCATGCAAGCGGTGCTGACACTGGTGGAGCCGCAGTCCTCGGGGATCGGTGGTGGCGCCTTTATCATGCTGTGGGATGGCAAGCAGGTACGGGCCTATGACGGCCGTGAAACGGCCCCGGCCGGCGCCACGGCCGATATGTTGTTGAAGGCCGACGGCACACCGATGGCGTTTGCCCAGGCGCAGATCGGTGGTCGTTCGGTCGCCACCCCCGGTGTGCTGCGCGCGCTGAAGATGGCCCACGAACACAGCGGCCGTCTGCCCTGGGCGCAGTTGTTTGTGCCGGCGATCCAGCTGTCCGAGCAAGGCTTTGCGATTTCCCCGCGCCTGCACAGCCTGATCGCCGCCGATCGCTACATCAGCCAGTCACCGGACATGGCGGCGTACTTCCTCAACGCCGACGGCAGCCCGAAAGCCACCGGTACCCTGTTGAAAAACCCGGCGCTGGCCAATGTGTTCAAGCGCATCGCCAAGGAAGGACCCGACGCGCTGTACCACGGCCCGATCGCCGAGGAGATTGCACGCAAGGTCCAGGGTCATCAGAACACGGGGCGCCTTGCACTGAGCGATCTCAAGGGCTACCGCGCCAAGGAGCGCGCGCCGCTGTGTACCGACTACAAGCGCTGGCAAGTGTGCGGCATGCCACCGCCCTCTTCAGGCGGGGTGGCCATTGCGCAGATCCTCGGCACCTTGCAGGCCCTCGAAGCCCGCGACCCACGCTGGGCCCTGGCGCCGCTCAAGCCGGTGAAGAGCGCGACAGCCGCCGGCCTGGAACCGGTGCCCGAAGCGGTGCATCTGATTGCCGAAGCTGATCGCCTGGCTTACGCCGACCGTGGGCAATACGTCGCCGATACGGACTTCGTCCCGGTGCCGGTCGCGGGCCTGGTCGCCCCCGGCTACCTGGCCAGCCGCGCAGGATTGATCGGCGAACGCAGCATGGGCGTGGCCAAGCCCGGCCAACCGATGGGCGTTCAAGTGGCCTACGCGCCGGATCGCTCGCCGCTGCGCATTTCCACCTCGCAAGTGGTGGCCGTGGATGACCTGGGTGGCGCAGTGTCGATGACCACCACCATCGAAGCCGCGTTCGGTTCCCACGTCATGGTTCAGGGCTTCCTGCTGAACAATCAGATGACTGATTTTTCCTTTATCCCCGAGGAAAACGGCCAGCCGGTGGCCAACCGCATCGAGCCGGGCAAACGCCCCCGGTCGTCCATGGCGCCAACCCTGGTCTTCGACCGCCAAAGTGGCGAGCTGCTGGCCACGGTCGGCTCCCCCGGCGGATCGCAGATCATCGAATACGTGAGTAAATCCCTGGTGGGCATGCTCGACTGGAACCTCGACCCGCAAGCCGCCATCAGCCTGCCCAACTTCGGCAGCCGCAACGGCGCGACCGAGCTGGAGCAAGGGCTGTTCAGCGAGCCGTTGAAGGCGGCGCTCAAGGAGCGAGGGCATACCTTGAGCGAGATCGAGATGACCAGCGGCACCCAGGCCATCGTGCGAGTACGCGATGCCCAGGGTAAGGCGACCTGGAGTGGGGGCGCGGATCCGCGTCGTGAAGGGGAAGCGTTGGGGGATTGA
- a CDS encoding MFS transporter has product MALTNSQPSVATAPAAAQSSPLVMRIIGAVALAHLINDLIQAVLPSIYPMLKQSYGLTFTQVGLITLTFQLTASLLQPWVGYYTDRHPKPFLLPCGMICTLVGILMMSQVGSFPLILLAAALIGIGSSTFHPEASRVARLASGGRYGLAQSTFQVGGNVGSAFGPLLAAAIIIPFGQGNVAWFGLFAVFALGVLYAISRWYRNHLNLFKLKQGQAATHGLSKNRVLGALVVLGLLVFSKYFYMASFTSYFTFYLIEKFDLSVASSQLHLFLFLGAVAAGTFFGGPIGDKIGRKAVIWFSILGVAPFTLLLPHVDLFWTSVLSVVIGFILASAFSAIVVYAQELVPGNVGMIAGVFFGLMFGFGGIGAALLGYLADIHGIEYVYTLCSFLPLLGVLAILLPRTKKA; this is encoded by the coding sequence ATGGCCCTTACCAATTCCCAGCCTTCAGTGGCTACGGCGCCGGCCGCGGCGCAATCCAGCCCGTTGGTCATGCGTATCATCGGCGCCGTGGCGCTGGCGCACTTGATCAATGACTTGATTCAGGCGGTGTTGCCGTCGATCTACCCGATGCTCAAGCAAAGCTATGGCCTGACCTTTACCCAGGTCGGCCTGATTACCCTGACGTTCCAGCTCACGGCCTCGCTGCTGCAGCCATGGGTGGGGTATTACACCGACCGTCATCCCAAGCCGTTCCTGTTGCCCTGCGGGATGATCTGTACGCTGGTGGGGATTTTGATGATGTCCCAGGTCGGCAGTTTCCCGCTGATTCTGCTGGCGGCGGCGTTGATCGGTATTGGCTCCTCGACCTTCCACCCGGAGGCGTCCCGCGTGGCGCGCCTGGCCTCGGGTGGGCGTTATGGCCTGGCACAATCGACCTTCCAGGTGGGCGGTAACGTGGGTTCGGCGTTTGGCCCGTTGCTGGCGGCGGCGATCATCATTCCGTTCGGCCAGGGCAATGTCGCCTGGTTCGGCTTGTTCGCGGTGTTTGCCCTGGGCGTGCTGTATGCGATCAGCCGCTGGTACCGCAACCATTTGAACCTGTTCAAGCTCAAGCAAGGCCAGGCCGCCACCCATGGCCTGTCGAAAAACCGTGTGCTCGGCGCGCTGGTGGTGCTGGGGCTGTTGGTGTTCTCCAAGTACTTCTACATGGCCAGCTTCACCAGTTACTTCACCTTTTACCTGATCGAGAAGTTCGACCTGTCGGTGGCCAGTTCCCAGTTGCATCTGTTCCTGTTCCTCGGCGCGGTGGCGGCGGGTACGTTCTTTGGCGGGCCGATTGGCGACAAGATCGGCCGTAAGGCGGTGATCTGGTTCTCGATCCTCGGTGTGGCGCCGTTCACCTTGCTGTTGCCCCATGTCGACCTGTTCTGGACCAGCGTGCTCAGTGTGGTGATCGGTTTTATCCTGGCCTCGGCGTTCTCGGCGATTGTGGTGTACGCGCAGGAATTGGTACCGGGCAATGTAGGGATGATCGCCGGGGTGTTCTTTGGCCTGATGTTTGGGTTTGGCGGGATTGGCGCGGCGTTGCTGGGGTATCTGGCAGATATTCATGGCATCGAGTACGTGTACACGTTGTGCTCGTTCCTGCCATTGCTCGGGGTGCTGGCGATTCTGTTGCCTCGCACGAAAAAAGCGTAA
- a CDS encoding AraC family transcriptional regulator: MGKPTANIDWLHRAPHASGLERIEAYFSGFGFDPHRHDTYAIGHTLFGVQSFHYRGGQTHSLPGTTMVIHPDEVHDGWAGSDEGFKYRMIYVEPAQIQQVLGGKPLPFIHNGLSNDPWLHRACQAFVQQLDCPLDPLQEQDALFDLAHALNNASGISVSRKTFDYQAAERAREFIHSALGRSITLDEMAAHCGRDRWALSRDFRLLFGTSPYRYLTMRRLDLVRNLLGQGQSLVDAALIAGFTDQSHMTRQFRSTFGIPPSRWVKMLGR, from the coding sequence ATGGGCAAACCCACTGCAAATATCGACTGGCTGCACCGGGCGCCTCATGCCAGCGGCCTGGAGCGGATCGAGGCATATTTCTCCGGGTTCGGCTTCGACCCTCATCGCCACGATACGTACGCCATCGGCCATACCCTGTTCGGTGTGCAGAGCTTTCATTATCGCGGCGGCCAGACCCACAGCCTGCCGGGCACGACCATGGTGATCCACCCCGACGAAGTCCACGATGGCTGGGCCGGCAGCGACGAGGGCTTCAAGTACCGGATGATTTATGTGGAGCCGGCGCAGATCCAGCAGGTTCTCGGCGGCAAGCCGTTGCCGTTTATCCACAACGGGCTGTCCAACGACCCATGGCTGCACCGGGCCTGCCAGGCCTTTGTGCAGCAGCTCGACTGCCCGCTGGACCCGCTGCAGGAGCAGGACGCGTTGTTCGACCTGGCCCACGCCCTGAACAACGCGTCGGGCATCAGCGTCAGCCGCAAGACGTTTGATTACCAGGCCGCCGAGCGGGCCCGGGAATTTATCCACAGCGCCCTGGGGCGCAGCATCACCCTGGATGAAATGGCCGCGCACTGCGGGCGGGATCGCTGGGCCTTGTCGCGGGACTTTCGCCTGTTGTTCGGCACCAGCCCCTATCGTTACCTGACCATGCGCCGCCTGGATCTGGTGCGCAACCTGCTGGGCCAGGGCCAGTCACTGGTGGATGCGGCGCTGATCGCCGGGTTCACCGACCAGAGCCACATGACCCGGCAGTTTCGCAGTACCTTTGGCATACCGCCTTCGCGGTGGGTGAAGATGCTAGGCCGATAA
- a CDS encoding nucleotidyltransferase domain-containing protein — translation MTDKALAPDQELWRSWTPAELAVRLKTVSLPWCVVGGWALDLWHGEKTREHDDIEFTLLRDDFLEFRHALGDLDMYTAKAGVLTFLPVGQSPGLDIQQVWCFDPVAQAWRVDMMIESGSPEVWVYKRDGSIRFPRTEMLYLSSEGIPYLRPAAILLFKALHVRPKDEEDFHKTLPTLPDEEVAWLRRHLLKLHPGHHWITH, via the coding sequence ATGACGGACAAGGCTCTGGCGCCGGATCAAGAACTATGGCGTTCATGGACGCCCGCTGAGTTGGCTGTTCGCCTGAAGACCGTCTCGCTCCCCTGGTGCGTTGTCGGCGGGTGGGCGCTTGACCTATGGCACGGCGAAAAAACGAGGGAGCATGACGATATAGAGTTCACCCTGTTGCGAGACGATTTTCTGGAGTTCCGGCACGCGCTTGGCGACCTTGATATGTACACCGCGAAGGCCGGAGTGCTCACTTTTCTCCCCGTGGGTCAAAGCCCAGGATTAGACATTCAGCAGGTGTGGTGTTTCGACCCTGTTGCGCAAGCCTGGCGGGTGGACATGATGATTGAATCAGGAAGCCCTGAAGTATGGGTATACAAACGGGATGGGTCTATCCGGTTTCCCCGTACCGAAATGTTGTATCTGAGCAGTGAGGGCATTCCATATTTAAGGCCAGCGGCGATCCTCTTGTTCAAAGCCCTGCACGTGCGGCCAAAGGATGAGGAGGATTTTCACAAGACCTTGCCGACGCTGCCCGATGAGGAGGTGGCGTGGCTGAGGCGGCATTTGCTGAAGCTTCATCCGGGGCATCACTGGATAACCCATTGA
- a CDS encoding TonB-dependent receptor domain-containing protein, with the protein MKTPPCLFSSLFLTAGVLIAAPVLQAEEIGEVDKHAVTELDTSFVTATGGATDLRDAPASVSVITREEIERQPVYDLNTLLRRVPGVTGGFGPVGEQSKIKLRGLDDKYTLILVDGKRLGGSGDLSYRRDLARQDLNWITPNMIERIEIVRGPMSSLYGSDAMGGVINIITRKVSSTWSGSANVNTTIPEDSDRGQTTQTSLNLSGPLTESVGLRLGANLTRRAADEVTARLDKDGEFMYGDGAGGAKDHSVNALLDWKINDEQSLSFEAVHGVERSWSSKKTFGDWGETLGAGFGPGRLIRDSYSVSHSGDWSFGTSKVDLYLNKFKNDIDWGKSSAEEKIAEGSLNIPFELLLSQRMTVGGQWKREELTNSDTLGTVPVDYQGAAVSGSSLKGDYSAAFIEDELYLLDNLALTLGNRFDHSQDYGNHNSPRAYLVYHPHPDWTVRGGVSKGFRAPSLKEGSAGAATESGGRGCGSLKPLGYVSGSCWMAGNPNLSPETSVNKEIGVSFDRDGWEASLTYFHTDFEDKIEYAPLGQFQGRWWTMLENVEEARTRGWEGSVRVPLTDSLDWRTNATYMLESKNLSTGEDLISAPKLSAFSAINWQATDTLNTELSAQHVGKQRGVGNDFVKSYTTYDLTANLAVTKWLTLNGGVQNLLDEDARDGSTTFYVPGRAFFAGATTYF; encoded by the coding sequence ATGAAAACCCCTCCCTGCCTTTTCAGCTCTCTTTTCCTCACCGCCGGCGTGCTGATCGCCGCCCCCGTGTTGCAGGCAGAAGAGATTGGCGAGGTCGATAAACACGCCGTCACCGAACTCGATACCTCATTCGTCACCGCCACCGGCGGCGCCACGGACCTGCGCGACGCACCGGCCAGCGTCAGCGTGATTACCCGCGAAGAAATCGAGCGCCAGCCGGTGTACGACCTCAATACCCTGCTGCGGCGTGTACCCGGGGTCACCGGTGGCTTCGGCCCGGTGGGCGAGCAATCGAAAATCAAACTGCGTGGCCTGGACGACAAGTACACCTTGATCCTGGTGGACGGCAAACGCCTCGGTGGTTCCGGAGACTTGAGCTATCGCCGCGACCTGGCGCGCCAGGACCTGAACTGGATCACCCCGAACATGATTGAGCGCATCGAGATCGTGCGCGGCCCCATGTCGTCGCTGTACGGCTCGGATGCCATGGGCGGGGTGATCAACATCATCACGCGCAAGGTCTCGAGCACCTGGAGCGGTTCGGCCAACGTCAACACCACGATTCCCGAAGATTCCGACCGTGGCCAGACCACCCAGACCAGCCTCAACCTGTCCGGGCCGTTGACCGAGTCCGTGGGCCTGCGCCTGGGCGCCAACCTGACCCGGCGGGCCGCCGATGAGGTCACGGCGCGCCTGGATAAGGATGGCGAGTTCATGTACGGCGACGGCGCTGGCGGCGCCAAGGACCATAGCGTCAACGCCTTGCTCGACTGGAAAATCAATGACGAGCAAAGCCTGTCGTTCGAGGCCGTGCATGGCGTCGAGCGCTCCTGGTCGAGCAAAAAGACCTTTGGCGATTGGGGCGAAACCCTCGGCGCTGGCTTCGGTCCTGGGCGGTTGATTCGCGACAGCTACTCTGTGTCCCACAGCGGGGACTGGAGTTTCGGTACCTCGAAGGTCGACCTGTACCTGAACAAATTCAAGAACGACATCGACTGGGGCAAATCCAGCGCCGAAGAGAAAATCGCCGAAGGCAGCCTGAACATTCCGTTTGAGTTGTTGCTCAGCCAGCGCATGACCGTGGGCGGGCAGTGGAAGCGTGAAGAACTGACCAACAGCGATACCCTGGGCACGGTGCCTGTGGACTACCAGGGCGCTGCGGTTTCCGGTTCGTCGCTCAAGGGTGACTACTCGGCCGCGTTTATCGAAGATGAGTTGTACCTGCTCGACAACCTGGCCCTGACCCTGGGCAACCGTTTCGACCACAGTCAAGACTATGGCAACCACAACAGCCCGCGGGCGTACTTGGTCTACCATCCGCACCCGGACTGGACCGTGCGCGGCGGGGTGTCCAAGGGCTTCCGTGCGCCAAGCCTGAAAGAGGGCAGCGCCGGCGCCGCCACTGAATCCGGCGGTCGCGGTTGCGGCTCCTTGAAACCCCTGGGTTATGTGAGCGGCAGTTGCTGGATGGCCGGTAACCCGAACCTGTCGCCAGAGACCAGCGTCAACAAGGAAATAGGCGTGTCCTTCGACCGTGACGGTTGGGAGGCCAGCCTGACCTACTTCCACACCGACTTCGAAGACAAGATCGAATACGCGCCACTGGGCCAGTTCCAGGGTCGCTGGTGGACCATGCTGGAAAACGTCGAAGAAGCGCGCACCCGCGGCTGGGAAGGCTCGGTTCGCGTACCACTGACCGATTCCCTGGACTGGCGCACCAACGCCACCTACATGCTGGAGAGCAAAAACCTGTCCACCGGCGAAGACCTGATCAGCGCGCCCAAGTTGTCGGCTTTCAGTGCAATCAACTGGCAAGCCACCGACACACTCAACACCGAACTGTCGGCGCAGCATGTCGGCAAGCAGCGGGGTGTGGGTAACGACTTCGTCAAGTCCTACACCACCTATGACCTGACGGCGAACCTGGCCGTGACCAAGTGGTTGACGCTCAATGGCGGCGTGCAGAACTTGCTGGATGAAGATGCGCGGGATGGTTCGACGACGTTCTATGTGCCGGGCCGGGCGTTTTTTGCCGGGGCTACGACTTACTTTTGA